A genomic stretch from Primulina huaijiensis isolate GDHJ02 chromosome 14, ASM1229523v2, whole genome shotgun sequence includes:
- the LOC140957101 gene encoding 4,5-DOPA dioxygenase extradiol-like, whose amino-acid sequence MNAKSLFYIYAIGCLCFCLVFTVKVANIIESREFLKKEKMTMETFYISHGSPTLSIDDSLPARGFLKSFQKKVFPVKPKAILIISGHWETADPAVNAVEGPSETIYDFYNFPKKMYQLKYPAPGAPKLASRVKELLSASGFKRVHVDKKRGLDHGAWVPLMLMYPEADIPVCQLSVQTEKDASHHFNMGKALAPLKDEGVLIIGSGAATHNLRAMNGQAGNSVTPWAYEFDNWIKEALYEGRYEDVNDYEAKAPYAKVAHPWPDHFYPLHVAMGAAGENTRGELIHTSWSAGTLSYSSYKFTEKS is encoded by the coding sequence ATGAACGCAAAATCTCTCTTCTATATATACGCAATAGGGTGTTTGTGTTTCTGCCTTGTATTTACTGTGAAAGTTGCTAATATAATTGAATCGAGGGAGTTCTTGAAGAAGGAGAAGATGACGATGGAGACTTTTTACATCTCCCATGGCTCGCCAACGCTTTCAATCGACGATTCCCTCCCGGCGCGTGGATTCCTCAAATCATTCCAGAAGAAGGTGTTTCCGGTGAAACCCAAAGCGATTTTGATAATATCCGGCCACTGGGAGACGGCCGATCCAGCGGTCAACGCCGTGGAAGGCCCCAGTGAAACCATATACGACTTCTACAACTTCCCGAAGAAAATGTACCAGCTCAAGTACCCGGCTCCCGGCGCTCCGAAATTGGCGAGCAGGGTGAAGGAGTTGTTGTCGGCATCGGGATTCAAGCGCGTGCACGTGGACAAGAAACGGGGGCTGGATCACGGCGCATGGGTGCCGCTGATGCTGATGTACCCGGAGGCGGACATCCCCGTGTGCCAGCTCTCCGTGCAGACGGAGAAGGACGCGTCCCACCATTTTAATATGGGGAAGGCTTTGGCCCCGCTGAAAGACGAAGGTGTATTAATAATCGGGTCAGGCGCCGCCACCCATAATTTGCGGGCTATGAACGGCCAGGCAGGAAATTCGGTGACACCGTGGGCTTACGAGTTCGATAATTGGATCAAGGAAGCTCTTTACGAAGGGAGGTACGAAGACGTGAATGATTATGAAGCCAAGGCGCCGTATGCCAAGGTAGCGCATCCGTGGCCGGACCATTTTTATCCGCTGCACGTGGCGATGGGTGCGGCGGGAGAGAATACGAGAGGTGAGCTTATTCACACCAGCTGGAGCGCTGGCACACTTTCTTATTCATCCTACAAGTTCACTGAAAAATCTTGA